The following proteins come from a genomic window of Nostoc sp. TCL26-01:
- a CDS encoding glycoside hydrolase family 10 protein, producing MASKFHYKFMRWRVWVANASFKSMRLSFFPHGWWRRHLDAGHRKLIKSVFPVLVLISFVSVLLVNYLPPVVAQLPRQEIRGVWMTNNDFDILKDRRKVQDATSKLRQLNFNTIYPVMWNSGYVMYPSAVARREGIQPFVFRGSDGHDILADIINQAHRQGLLAIPWFEFGFMAPPTSELALNHPEWLTQKRNGEETSISAAGEVVWLNPFHPQVQRFITDLVVEAVTQYDVDGIQFDDHMSLPHEFGYDRYTVDLYTRETKNPPPANSQDPEWVNWRADKITAFMIRLNQAVKSRKPNVIFSISPNYYDFAYRFQLQDWLNWIRMDIVDELIVQVYRPNLQSFISTISRPDIQEAQRVIPTGIGVMTGLRNNPVPMQQIQSQVRATRERGLGVAFFYYGSLWNYSSDDFQERKAGFQALFPAPALRARIE from the coding sequence ATGGCTAGTAAATTCCATTACAAATTTATGCGATGGCGCGTGTGGGTAGCTAACGCATCATTCAAATCGATGAGATTGAGTTTTTTTCCTCACGGTTGGTGGCGTAGACACTTAGATGCTGGTCATCGAAAATTAATTAAGAGTGTTTTTCCTGTGCTAGTTTTGATATCGTTTGTCTCGGTATTACTAGTCAATTATCTTCCGCCTGTTGTTGCTCAGTTACCTCGTCAAGAAATTCGTGGGGTATGGATGACTAACAACGATTTTGATATTCTCAAGGATCGGCGAAAAGTCCAGGATGCTACAAGTAAGCTACGCCAGTTGAATTTTAATACTATCTACCCTGTGATGTGGAATTCTGGCTATGTGATGTATCCTAGTGCTGTCGCACGACGGGAAGGGATTCAACCTTTTGTGTTCCGTGGCTCAGATGGTCATGATATTCTGGCAGACATCATTAATCAAGCTCATCGTCAAGGTTTACTAGCTATTCCTTGGTTTGAGTTTGGTTTTATGGCTCCCCCAACTTCAGAACTAGCACTCAACCATCCAGAGTGGTTGACACAAAAACGCAATGGTGAAGAAACTTCTATTAGTGCGGCGGGTGAGGTAGTATGGCTTAATCCTTTCCATCCCCAGGTGCAGCGATTTATTACCGATCTCGTGGTGGAGGCTGTAACTCAATATGATGTTGATGGGATTCAGTTTGATGATCACATGAGTTTGCCTCATGAGTTTGGCTACGATAGATACACTGTTGATCTATACACAAGAGAAACGAAGAATCCTCCTCCAGCAAATTCACAAGATCCGGAGTGGGTAAATTGGCGTGCAGATAAAATCACAGCATTCATGATTCGGCTTAACCAAGCGGTAAAGTCAAGAAAACCCAATGTGATTTTCTCAATTTCTCCCAATTATTATGATTTTGCTTATAGGTTTCAACTGCAAGACTGGCTGAATTGGATACGGATGGATATTGTCGATGAACTAATTGTGCAGGTGTATCGTCCCAATCTCCAAAGTTTCATCTCGACTATTTCCCGTCCAGATATTCAAGAAGCGCAACGAGTTATCCCCACAGGTATTGGGGTGATGACAGGATTACGCAATAATCCTGTACCAATGCAACAAATCCAGTCTCAAGTCCGGGCGACCCGAGAACGTGGTTTGGGGGTAGCTTTTTTCTACTACGGGAGTTTATGGAATTATTCGTCAGATGATTTCCAGGAACGAAAAGCTGGATTTCAAGCTTTGTTTCCTGCTCCTGCTTTGCGTGCCAGAATTGAATAA